One stretch of Amycolatopsis sp. NBC_00345 DNA includes these proteins:
- a CDS encoding carboxylesterase/lipase family protein, translating into MNRRGRATGGLAVALAALLISAVVPANATPAATPPEAPLTVTVDSGQLHGLVAGSTRQFLGVPYAKPPVGELRWTPPQPVAHWSGVREATTAGNPCPQQGVVPGNLPPINEDCLSLNVTTPRQERPGARLPVMVWWHGGGYTTGAGAPYNAQRLADQGDVIVVTVNYRLGVFGYFGLPGLPGSGNFGFADQIAGLKWAKRNAAAFGGDPRNVTVFGESAGGMSVCAMLTSPLAPGLVDKAAISSGSCRLDWPTGGLFPGEAAQTPYTSLAQDEADGTSHAASMGCTTDVLHCMRGKSMAELLPSTVDFADHLAYGTPLLPRNPADALRDGRFARVPVISGGNADEARAFVGGAIVADPASVTAQSYPQLIQQAFGDHAGQVAARYPLSAYPSAALAWSTVITDGAWACPTAMGSRQLAAHTTVYPYEFADPDAPNINGINRPELPQGAAHATDLPTFFDLGGVNLLKTPPQRQLAADMIGYWTRFAWTGNPNRPAAPHWARATRTGTAALQFVPGAIQPVDFAAEHQCGFWDSLG; encoded by the coding sequence ATGAACCGGCGCGGCCGGGCGACCGGTGGCCTGGCCGTCGCGCTGGCGGCGTTGTTGATCAGTGCCGTTGTCCCGGCGAACGCGACCCCGGCCGCGACGCCGCCCGAGGCGCCGTTGACCGTGACGGTGGATTCCGGTCAGCTGCACGGCTTGGTGGCCGGCTCGACCCGGCAGTTCCTCGGCGTGCCTTACGCGAAGCCGCCGGTGGGCGAGCTGCGGTGGACGCCGCCGCAGCCGGTGGCGCACTGGTCCGGGGTCCGCGAAGCGACGACCGCGGGCAACCCCTGCCCGCAGCAGGGCGTGGTCCCCGGTAACTTGCCGCCGATCAACGAGGACTGCCTGTCCCTCAACGTGACCACGCCGCGGCAGGAACGGCCGGGCGCCCGCCTGCCGGTGATGGTGTGGTGGCACGGCGGCGGCTACACCACCGGCGCCGGCGCCCCGTACAACGCCCAGCGCCTGGCCGACCAGGGCGACGTCATCGTGGTGACGGTGAACTACCGGCTCGGCGTCTTCGGCTACTTCGGCCTGCCCGGGCTGCCGGGTTCCGGGAACTTCGGGTTCGCCGACCAGATCGCCGGGCTGAAGTGGGCCAAGCGCAACGCGGCCGCGTTCGGCGGCGACCCGCGCAACGTCACCGTCTTCGGCGAGTCCGCCGGGGGCATGTCGGTGTGCGCGATGCTCACCTCGCCGTTGGCCCCCGGGCTCGTCGACAAGGCCGCGATCTCGTCGGGCTCGTGCCGGCTCGACTGGCCGACCGGCGGCCTCTTCCCCGGCGAAGCGGCCCAGACGCCCTACACCTCACTGGCGCAGGACGAAGCCGACGGCACCTCGCACGCCGCGAGCATGGGCTGTACCACCGATGTGCTGCACTGCATGCGCGGCAAGTCGATGGCCGAGCTGCTGCCGTCCACTGTGGACTTCGCGGACCACCTCGCCTACGGCACCCCGCTGCTCCCGCGTAATCCGGCGGACGCCTTGCGGGACGGCCGGTTCGCGCGGGTCCCGGTGATCTCCGGCGGGAACGCCGACGAGGCGCGCGCCTTCGTCGGCGGCGCCATCGTCGCCGATCCGGCCTCGGTCACCGCGCAGAGCTACCCGCAGCTGATTCAGCAGGCCTTCGGCGACCACGCGGGCCAGGTCGCCGCCCGGTACCCGCTTTCGGCCTACCCGTCGGCGGCGCTCGCCTGGTCCACGGTGATCACCGACGGGGCGTGGGCCTGCCCGACCGCGATGGGGAGCCGGCAGCTCGCCGCGCACACGACCGTCTACCCGTACGAATTCGCCGACCCGGACGCGCCCAATATCAACGGCATCAACCGGCCCGAGCTGCCCCAGGGCGCCGCGCACGCCACCGACCTGCCGACGTTCTTCGACCTCGGCGGGGTCAACCTGCTCAAGACCCCGCCGCAGCGGCAGCTGGCGGCGGACATGATCGGCTACTGGACCCGGTTCGCGTGGACCGGGAACCCGAACCGGCCCGCCGCGCCGCACTGGGCGCGGGCCACTCGGACCGGCACCGCGGCCCTGCAGTTCGTGCCGGGCGCGATCCAGCCGGTCGACTTCGCCGCCGAACACCAGTGCGGGTTCTGGGACTCCCTCGGCTGA
- a CDS encoding acyl carrier protein, with protein MSIETTAVDEVTVLARLSEMLRVLLEEYGLDDAEITMDTTFHDDLELESVDLVALSGQLREHYGDRVNFATFIAERDLDEIIALTIGELVRYIVGSLRAAP; from the coding sequence ATGAGCATCGAGACCACGGCCGTGGACGAGGTGACCGTGCTCGCGCGGCTCAGCGAAATGCTGCGAGTGCTGCTGGAAGAGTACGGCCTTGATGACGCCGAGATCACCATGGACACCACCTTCCACGACGACCTCGAACTTGAGAGCGTCGACCTGGTGGCGCTGTCCGGGCAGCTGCGCGAGCACTACGGCGACCGCGTCAACTTCGCCACCTTCATCGCCGAACGCGACCTGGACGAGATCATCGCGCTGACCATCGGCGAGCTGGTCCGCTACATCGTCGGTTCCCTGCGGGCCGCGCCGTGA
- a CDS encoding TetR family transcriptional regulator, translating to MPGRTADDGASFIQAARRKQLVECAIEVIAEVGLARASTVRIARRAGVSRGVLTYHFRDRAELVEQVVQSVYDLGAEALAPKLARVSTPRESVLAFIGGSVELYAAQPTAMAALTEIYADARAADGVSRARHRRHGQEMAELADTLRAGQAQGQFRAFDVDVMCSTIRSALDGALAHILGGGRAEPYTTELQAIFDAATAAGVTR from the coding sequence ATGCCCGGACGGACAGCGGACGACGGTGCGTCGTTCATCCAGGCCGCACGCAGGAAACAACTGGTCGAGTGTGCGATCGAGGTGATCGCCGAGGTCGGTCTCGCGCGGGCCTCGACGGTGCGGATCGCGCGGCGGGCCGGCGTCAGTCGCGGGGTGCTGACCTATCACTTCCGGGACCGGGCCGAACTCGTCGAGCAGGTCGTCCAGTCCGTCTACGACCTCGGTGCCGAGGCGCTCGCGCCCAAGCTGGCGCGGGTGAGCACCCCGAGGGAGTCCGTGCTGGCCTTCATCGGCGGCAGCGTCGAACTCTATGCGGCCCAGCCGACCGCGATGGCCGCGCTGACCGAGATCTATGCCGACGCGCGGGCCGCCGACGGGGTGTCGCGCGCCCGGCATCGGCGGCACGGCCAGGAAATGGCCGAACTCGCCGACACCCTGCGGGCCGGTCAGGCCCAGGGCCAGTTCCGCGCCTTCGACGTCGACGTCATGTGCTCGACGATCCGGTCGGCGCTGGACGGCGCGCTGGCGCACATCCTCGGCGGCGGCCGGGCCGAGCCCTACACCACGGAACTGCAAGCGATCTTCGACGCCGCAACGGCAGCAGGGGTGACCCGATGA
- a CDS encoding alpha/beta fold hydrolase, translating to MSRVRAGELDVHVQRLTPETPLHGTAPNQEAPIVVCVHGLLTDSLASYYFTLGPAFAERGLDVIMYDLRGHGRTTRPPDGYRLEQFIGDLVALLEAEGVTRPVYVVGNSFGGSVAYGLAAARPDLVAGVVAIEAEPPTQEWIRHMADGLADAKHRLGLDEVIGWIKEHHGAHTARLSKGAGKVLQVTTMAEDIPRSATIDDDLSAVRCPVLAIFGADSGLSAQVPHLQESLAVCRTEVLPDQGHSVLVERTAETIELIFDWVRDTSRVPVRAR from the coding sequence GTGAGCCGGGTCCGGGCGGGCGAGCTGGACGTGCACGTCCAGCGGCTGACCCCGGAAACGCCACTGCACGGTACTGCGCCCAACCAGGAAGCGCCGATCGTGGTGTGCGTCCACGGCCTGCTCACCGACAGCCTCGCCAGCTACTACTTCACCCTCGGCCCGGCCTTCGCCGAGCGCGGCCTCGACGTGATCATGTACGACCTGCGCGGGCACGGCCGGACCACCCGCCCGCCGGACGGGTACCGGCTGGAGCAGTTCATCGGCGACCTGGTCGCGCTGCTCGAAGCCGAGGGCGTCACGCGGCCGGTGTACGTGGTGGGCAACTCCTTCGGCGGTTCGGTGGCGTACGGCCTCGCCGCCGCCCGGCCGGACCTGGTCGCCGGTGTCGTGGCGATCGAGGCCGAGCCGCCGACGCAGGAGTGGATCCGGCACATGGCCGACGGCCTGGCCGACGCGAAGCACCGGCTGGGCCTCGACGAGGTGATCGGCTGGATCAAGGAGCACCACGGCGCGCACACCGCCCGGCTGTCGAAGGGGGCGGGCAAGGTCCTCCAGGTCACCACGATGGCCGAGGACATCCCGCGCAGCGCCACGATCGACGACGACCTCTCCGCGGTCCGCTGCCCGGTGCTCGCCATCTTCGGCGCGGACTCCGGGCTTTCCGCGCAGGTGCCGCACCTGCAGGAGAGCCTGGCCGTGTGCCGGACCGAGGTGCTGCCCGACCAGGGGCACTCGGTGCTGGTCGAGCGGACGGCCGAAACGATCGAGCTGATCTTCGACTGGGTCCGGGACACCTCGCGGGTCCCGGTGCGGGCGCGCTAG
- a CDS encoding medium chain dehydrogenase/reductase family protein, whose protein sequence is MNHTSNAQLTQVVLPGKVDVDGFRIERGPVPSPGAGQVLIDMEASGISFAEQQMRRAKYYDQPPFPFVPGYDLVGTVLATGDGVDPALAGQRVAALVKVGGWASHVVLDADKLIPVPDGISAVDAETVVVNGITAWQMLYRKARVHAGQTILVHGANGGVGSTLVQLARVAGVKVIGTASARHHEALMEQGVVPIDYRTEDVPARVREIAPDGVHAVFDHIGGRSVVDSWKLLAKGGTLVSYGSASTKDDSGSKQWPVLKIIARLAVWNAAPNGRSAYFFNIWTGVKNSGVFYGRLREDLGEVFALMSAGELTAKAAAVLPFERITEAMRLAESGTVAGKVVLTP, encoded by the coding sequence GTGAACCACACCAGCAACGCCCAGCTCACCCAGGTGGTCCTGCCCGGCAAGGTCGACGTCGACGGTTTCCGGATCGAGCGCGGCCCGGTCCCGTCGCCGGGGGCCGGCCAGGTGCTGATCGACATGGAGGCGTCCGGCATCTCGTTCGCGGAGCAGCAGATGCGCCGCGCCAAGTACTACGACCAGCCGCCGTTCCCCTTCGTGCCGGGTTACGACCTGGTCGGCACCGTGCTGGCCACCGGCGACGGCGTCGACCCGGCGCTGGCCGGGCAGCGCGTGGCGGCGCTGGTCAAGGTCGGCGGCTGGGCCAGCCACGTGGTCCTCGACGCGGACAAGCTGATCCCGGTCCCCGACGGCATCAGCGCCGTCGACGCCGAGACGGTCGTGGTCAACGGCATCACCGCGTGGCAGATGCTGTACCGCAAGGCCCGGGTCCACGCCGGGCAGACGATCCTGGTGCACGGGGCGAACGGGGGAGTCGGCTCGACGCTCGTGCAGCTCGCCAGGGTCGCCGGGGTGAAGGTGATCGGGACGGCGTCCGCGCGGCACCACGAGGCGCTGATGGAGCAGGGTGTGGTGCCGATCGACTACCGCACCGAGGACGTGCCCGCCCGGGTGCGGGAAATCGCGCCGGACGGCGTGCACGCGGTGTTCGACCACATCGGCGGCCGCAGTGTCGTGGACTCGTGGAAGCTGCTCGCCAAGGGCGGGACGCTGGTTTCCTACGGCAGCGCGTCGACCAAGGACGACAGCGGGTCCAAGCAGTGGCCGGTGCTCAAGATCATCGCCCGCCTGGCGGTCTGGAACGCGGCGCCGAACGGCCGGAGCGCGTACTTCTTCAACATCTGGACCGGGGTCAAGAACTCCGGCGTCTTCTACGGCCGGCTGCGCGAGGACCTGGGTGAGGTCTTCGCCCTGATGAGCGCCGGCGAGCTGACCGCCAAGGCCGCCGCGGTGCTGCCGTTCGAGCGCATCACCGAAGCGATGCGGCTGGCGGAATCCGGCACGGTGGCCGGGAAAGTCGTCCTGACCCCCTGA
- a CDS encoding beta-ketoacyl synthase N-terminal-like domain-containing protein, producing MRMPEQVAIVGMSVLLPGAPDLDTYWQNLLGGVDAITEVPAGKWDSAYYAPEADRRADRVYCRRGGFVDELAEVDATGFGIMPNSVPATEPDQLIALRVAAQALADAGGADRLPADRGRVGVILGRGGYLTPGLARLDQRVRTASQLVRTLGELLPELGADRLETVRQAFTDQLGPEAPESAIGLVPNLAASRLANRLDLRGPAYTVDAACASSLIAVDHAVRELASGRCDVVLAGGVHHCHDITFWSVFSQLGALSPSERIRPFHRDADGVLIGEGTGVVVLKRLADAERDGDRVYAVITGTGVASDGRTASLASPDSGGQVRAVRQAWAAAGLDPADPDSIGLLEAHGTATPAGDGAELATLAEVFGAAGSAVLGSVKSMIGHTMPAAGVAGLIKAALAVHHAKLLPTLHCEDPHPALAKTRFATLDVAKPWDAPVRRAGVNAFGFGGINAHVVLEQAPRPAGPVVVHEVERVLRLAAPTVDALREVLSGKDSAVLAAREGEGPVRLGVVDPTEKRLALARKAVGRGKPWRGRNDVWFADRPLLGPGGGRLAFVFPGLESELTLNCGDVARHFGLPWRHTEAVVGDVGRQGTAVFELGRLLDAALARIGVVPDALAGHSLGEWTAMAAGGLHAADEVDAFLAGFDPDALVVPGLAFAVVGAPASQVLDELAGREDVVLSHDNSPHQAMICGPAAAVGDLVTRFRAAGVVTQVLPFRTGFHTPMLSPYLGPIRAAAERYTLHPAKVPVWSATTASEYPSGAGEIRELFVRHLLEPVRFRPTVEAMHAAGFRAFVQLGAGQLGSLIGDTLHGSEHLVVSAHSAHRPGLAQLRRVATALWADGLPVDAAALPGPVRAAAPRTAVKLDLGGRLVSLDDRTRAQLGAQLTVSTVDGLGALAEGPPLAAEFAALLKDTADLASTVLAGRGTLSRRLPPPKELRTTLAVSIEAMPYLVDHCFFKQPPQADVADRWPIVPATTVIHHLMGFAEQAAPGRRAVAVHDVRLNQWITATPAVSVPVRVLPQGRGRVLASLGGYSQAVVELAPDYPADPPAPWRFPASAEQVPSTTAAELYADRWMFHGPRFQGVTELTAIGERHVRAGLTTPPAPGALLDNVGQVLGYWIMARLPERTTVFPVAMREIRFHGAHPAPGERLECLVKITSLTEEFLEADMQLVHNGRVWAEFAGWRDRRFDSTPEIRQADRTPERATLSRPQPGGWVLVHEQWPDLATRELIMRNYLAGAEREAYEHRPPRGRRQWLLGRIAAKDAVRRLLWADGEREMFPAELRIGNDETGRPHATGAYGRELPPLTISVAHRAEAGVAIARYGPCGIDVEEVKPRPDSTVDAALSAAERALLAAEDGEPDRWFARFWTAKEAVAKLLGTGLRGEPRNFEVVVASPEALTVRVGGHEYRVGSTGLTNLPGLPAREYVVAWTEEKKETGK from the coding sequence ATGCGGATGCCGGAGCAGGTGGCGATCGTCGGCATGTCGGTGCTGCTGCCCGGCGCGCCCGACCTCGACACGTACTGGCAGAACCTGCTCGGCGGCGTCGACGCGATCACCGAAGTGCCGGCTGGGAAGTGGGACAGCGCGTATTACGCGCCCGAAGCCGACCGCCGCGCCGACCGCGTTTACTGCCGGCGCGGCGGTTTCGTCGACGAACTGGCCGAAGTGGACGCCACCGGGTTCGGGATCATGCCGAACTCGGTGCCCGCCACCGAACCCGACCAGCTGATCGCGCTGCGGGTCGCGGCGCAGGCGCTCGCGGACGCGGGCGGCGCGGACCGGCTGCCCGCCGACCGCGGCCGGGTCGGCGTCATCCTCGGCCGCGGCGGTTACCTCACCCCGGGCCTGGCCCGGCTCGACCAGCGGGTCCGCACCGCGAGCCAGCTCGTCCGCACCCTCGGCGAACTGCTGCCGGAACTCGGCGCCGACCGTCTCGAGACGGTCCGGCAGGCGTTCACCGACCAGCTCGGCCCGGAGGCGCCGGAGTCCGCCATCGGGCTGGTGCCCAACCTCGCCGCGTCCCGGCTGGCCAACCGGCTCGACCTGCGCGGCCCGGCGTACACAGTGGACGCCGCCTGCGCGTCCTCGCTGATCGCCGTCGACCACGCCGTGCGGGAGCTGGCCTCCGGCCGGTGCGACGTCGTGCTCGCCGGCGGGGTGCACCACTGCCACGACATCACGTTCTGGAGTGTGTTCAGCCAGCTCGGCGCGCTTTCGCCGTCCGAGCGCATCCGGCCGTTCCACCGTGACGCCGACGGCGTGCTGATCGGCGAGGGCACCGGGGTGGTGGTGCTCAAACGGCTCGCCGACGCCGAACGGGACGGCGACCGCGTCTACGCCGTGATCACCGGGACCGGCGTCGCCTCCGACGGCCGGACCGCGAGCCTGGCCAGCCCCGATTCCGGTGGCCAGGTCCGGGCCGTGCGCCAGGCCTGGGCCGCGGCCGGGCTGGACCCGGCCGACCCGGACTCGATCGGCCTGCTGGAGGCGCACGGCACGGCGACGCCGGCCGGGGACGGGGCCGAACTGGCCACCCTCGCCGAGGTTTTCGGCGCCGCGGGCAGCGCGGTGCTCGGCTCGGTCAAGTCGATGATCGGGCACACCATGCCCGCGGCCGGGGTCGCCGGGCTGATCAAGGCCGCGCTGGCCGTGCACCACGCGAAACTGCTGCCGACCCTGCACTGCGAAGACCCGCACCCCGCCCTCGCGAAGACCCGGTTCGCCACCCTCGACGTGGCGAAACCGTGGGACGCGCCGGTGCGCCGCGCCGGGGTCAACGCGTTCGGGTTCGGCGGGATCAACGCCCACGTCGTGCTCGAACAGGCCCCGCGCCCGGCCGGCCCGGTGGTCGTGCACGAGGTCGAACGTGTGCTGCGGCTGGCCGCGCCGACCGTGGACGCGCTGCGTGAAGTGTTGTCCGGCAAGGATTCCGCGGTGCTGGCCGCCCGGGAGGGCGAGGGCCCGGTCCGGCTCGGGGTCGTCGACCCGACGGAGAAACGGCTCGCGCTGGCCCGTAAAGCCGTCGGCCGGGGAAAGCCGTGGCGTGGCCGCAACGACGTCTGGTTCGCCGACCGGCCGCTGCTCGGCCCGGGCGGCGGACGGCTCGCGTTCGTCTTCCCCGGGCTGGAGTCCGAGCTGACGCTGAACTGCGGGGACGTCGCGCGCCACTTCGGGCTGCCGTGGCGGCACACGGAGGCCGTGGTCGGCGACGTCGGCCGCCAGGGCACCGCGGTGTTCGAGCTGGGACGGCTGCTCGACGCGGCGCTGGCCCGGATCGGCGTGGTCCCCGACGCGCTGGCGGGCCACAGCCTCGGCGAGTGGACCGCGATGGCCGCGGGCGGCCTGCACGCCGCCGACGAGGTGGACGCGTTCCTGGCCGGGTTCGACCCGGACGCACTGGTCGTCCCCGGCCTGGCGTTCGCCGTGGTCGGCGCGCCCGCGTCCCAGGTCCTCGACGAGCTGGCCGGCCGCGAGGACGTGGTGCTGTCCCACGACAACTCACCCCACCAGGCGATGATCTGCGGACCGGCCGCGGCGGTCGGCGACCTCGTGACGCGGTTCCGCGCGGCGGGCGTCGTCACGCAGGTGCTGCCGTTCCGCACCGGCTTCCACACCCCGATGCTGAGCCCCTACCTCGGCCCGATCCGCGCCGCGGCCGAGCGCTACACCCTGCACCCGGCGAAGGTGCCGGTCTGGTCGGCGACCACGGCGTCGGAATACCCGTCCGGCGCGGGGGAGATCCGGGAGCTGTTCGTGCGGCACCTGCTGGAGCCGGTGCGGTTCCGGCCGACGGTCGAGGCGATGCACGCGGCCGGGTTCCGCGCGTTCGTCCAGCTCGGGGCCGGGCAGCTCGGCTCGCTGATCGGCGACACCCTGCACGGCAGCGAGCACCTGGTCGTCTCGGCGCACTCCGCGCACCGCCCGGGGCTGGCCCAGCTGCGGCGGGTCGCGACCGCGCTGTGGGCCGACGGCCTGCCGGTCGACGCCGCGGCGCTGCCGGGCCCGGTGCGTGCCGCGGCCCCGCGGACGGCGGTCAAGCTGGACCTCGGCGGACGGCTGGTCTCCCTCGACGACCGGACGCGGGCCCAGCTCGGCGCGCAGCTCACGGTGTCTACAGTGGACGGACTGGGCGCGCTGGCCGAGGGGCCTCCGCTGGCCGCCGAGTTCGCCGCCCTGCTCAAGGACACCGCCGACCTCGCGTCCACAGTGCTCGCCGGCCGGGGCACGCTGTCGCGGCGTCTCCCGCCGCCGAAGGAGCTGCGGACCACGCTGGCGGTGTCGATCGAGGCGATGCCGTACCTGGTCGACCACTGCTTCTTCAAACAGCCACCGCAGGCGGACGTGGCCGACCGCTGGCCGATCGTGCCCGCCACCACGGTGATCCACCACCTGATGGGCTTCGCGGAGCAGGCCGCGCCGGGCCGTCGCGCGGTCGCGGTGCACGACGTCCGGCTGAACCAGTGGATCACCGCGACCCCCGCGGTTTCCGTGCCGGTCCGGGTCCTGCCGCAGGGCCGGGGCCGGGTGCTCGCGTCGCTGGGCGGCTACTCCCAGGCCGTGGTCGAGCTGGCCCCGGACTACCCGGCTGATCCGCCCGCGCCGTGGCGGTTCCCCGCCTCGGCCGAGCAGGTGCCGTCGACGACCGCCGCCGAGCTGTACGCCGACCGCTGGATGTTCCACGGGCCGCGGTTCCAGGGCGTCACCGAGCTGACCGCGATCGGCGAACGCCATGTGCGGGCCGGGCTGACCACCCCGCCCGCCCCCGGCGCGCTGCTGGACAACGTCGGCCAGGTGCTGGGCTACTGGATCATGGCCCGGCTGCCCGAGCGCACCACCGTCTTCCCGGTCGCGATGCGCGAGATCCGGTTCCACGGCGCGCATCCGGCGCCGGGGGAGCGGCTCGAGTGCCTGGTGAAGATCACCTCGCTGACCGAGGAGTTCCTCGAAGCCGACATGCAGCTCGTCCACAATGGACGAGTCTGGGCGGAGTTCGCCGGCTGGCGCGACCGGCGCTTCGACAGCACCCCCGAGATCCGCCAGGCCGACCGGACCCCGGAACGCGCGACGCTGTCGAGGCCGCAGCCCGGCGGCTGGGTCCTGGTGCACGAGCAGTGGCCGGACCTGGCCACGCGCGAGCTGATCATGCGCAACTACCTCGCGGGCGCCGAGCGTGAGGCCTACGAACACCGCCCGCCCCGAGGGCGCCGCCAGTGGCTGCTCGGCCGGATCGCGGCGAAGGACGCCGTGCGCCGGTTGCTCTGGGCGGACGGCGAGCGTGAGATGTTCCCGGCCGAACTGCGCATCGGCAACGACGAGACCGGCCGTCCTCATGCGACCGGCGCGTACGGGCGTGAGCTGCCGCCGTTGACGATTTCGGTGGCCCACCGGGCCGAAGCCGGTGTCGCGATCGCACGGTACGGGCCGTGCGGCATCGACGTCGAAGAGGTCAAGCCGCGTCCTGATTCCACTGTGGACGCGGCGTTGAGCGCGGCCGAACGGGCGCTGCTGGCGGCCGAGGACGGCGAGCCGGACCGCTGGTTCGCGCGGTTCTGGACCGCGAAGGAAGCTGTGGCGAAGCTGCTGGGCACGGGGCTGCGGGGCGAGCCACGGAATTTCGAGGTCGTGGTGGCTTCGCCGGAAGCTCTGACCGTGCGCGTGGGCGGGCACGAGTACCGCGTGGGCTCCACCGGCCTCACGAATCTGCCCGGGCTGCCGGCGCGCGAGTACGTCGTGGCCTGGACCGAAGAGAAGAAGGAGACGGGAAAATGA
- a CDS encoding catalase yields MTTPDGMTAEQAINRIEAAGHPRPQDRRLHAHGAVYEAKFVPSGRIAHLTSAAHLTAETGVVVRFSNGSPQYDADDRTRGIRGMAVKFLDGEGNGVHDLVAANFRVFPSSTPEGFVELVEALSATGEAGLKEKLAGGGKLAGFLFQHKESHAGIKAFVSRRAPAGFATTRYDGLHAFHFADAEGHRTAFRYRLVPQLGEVDLEADTTKLERGFLLPDLDRRLAGGPVSFTLVVQLGEPGDPTHDPSIAWPEHRPLLPAGEIRIERLSPESAGWERQVFDPTRVAAGVELSDDTVLAFRPLAYSVSAERRLS; encoded by the coding sequence GTGACCACACCGGACGGGATGACCGCCGAACAAGCCATCAACCGCATCGAGGCCGCCGGGCACCCGCGCCCCCAGGACCGCCGGCTGCACGCGCACGGCGCCGTCTACGAGGCCAAGTTCGTCCCGAGTGGACGGATCGCGCACCTGACCTCGGCCGCGCACCTCACCGCGGAGACCGGCGTGGTGGTCCGCTTCTCCAACGGCTCGCCGCAGTACGACGCCGACGACCGGACCCGCGGCATCCGCGGGATGGCCGTCAAGTTCCTCGACGGCGAAGGCAACGGCGTGCACGACCTCGTCGCCGCGAATTTCCGGGTGTTCCCGAGCAGCACGCCCGAGGGGTTCGTCGAGCTGGTGGAAGCGCTGTCCGCGACCGGCGAGGCCGGGCTGAAGGAGAAGCTCGCCGGCGGTGGCAAGCTCGCCGGTTTCCTGTTCCAGCACAAGGAAAGCCACGCCGGGATCAAGGCGTTCGTCTCCCGGCGCGCGCCGGCCGGCTTCGCCACCACCCGCTACGACGGGCTGCACGCGTTCCACTTCGCCGACGCCGAAGGCCACCGCACGGCGTTCCGCTACCGGCTCGTCCCCCAGCTCGGCGAGGTCGACCTCGAGGCGGACACCACGAAGCTGGAGCGGGGCTTCCTGCTCCCGGACCTCGACCGGCGCCTGGCCGGCGGGCCGGTGTCGTTCACCCTCGTCGTCCAGCTCGGCGAGCCGGGCGACCCCACCCACGACCCGTCGATCGCCTGGCCCGAGCACCGCCCGCTGCTGCCCGCCGGGGAGATCCGGATCGAGCGGCTCTCGCCGGAGTCGGCCGGGTGGGAGCGCCAGGTCTTCGACCCGACCCGGGTCGCGGCCGGGGTCGAGCTCTCCGACGACACCGTGCTGGCGTTCCGCCCGCTCGCCTACTCCGTGTCCGCGGAGCGACGGCTGAGCTGA
- a CDS encoding glycosyltransferase gives MARFLFVVPPLVGHVNPATGVAAELAARGHEVAWAGHGELLRRLAGADARVYPCALPPETARPPGLKGPAALQFLWQDFLIPLADAMAPGVHAAIGAFEPDVVVADQQALAGGLIAEARGVPWVTSATTSAELLDPLAGMPKVASWVGDLLTALRSRIADGRGRADPRFSPHGVLAFTTRELLGAATVAGPVWLVGPSITARPSTSDFPWAWLDAPQPTVLVSLGTANTDAGAAFLATVAAAFAGLAGRARAVIADPGGVLGEVAPNVLVRPEVPQLPLLARVDAVLCHAGHNTVCESLWHGLPLVVAPIRDDQPIVAGQVVDAGAGLRLRFGRADAPRITTAVDAVLTDPAYRLAARRIAASFHAAGGSPAAAGHLEQLAKERTLSSRA, from the coding sequence GTGGCCCGGTTCCTGTTCGTGGTGCCGCCCCTGGTCGGGCACGTCAACCCGGCCACCGGGGTCGCGGCCGAGCTGGCCGCGCGCGGGCACGAGGTCGCCTGGGCCGGGCACGGCGAGCTGCTGCGACGGCTGGCCGGCGCGGACGCGCGGGTGTACCCGTGCGCGCTGCCGCCGGAGACGGCCCGTCCGCCCGGGCTCAAGGGCCCCGCGGCGCTGCAGTTCCTCTGGCAGGACTTCCTCATCCCGCTCGCCGACGCGATGGCGCCCGGGGTGCACGCGGCGATCGGCGCGTTCGAGCCGGACGTGGTGGTCGCCGACCAGCAGGCGCTGGCGGGCGGCTTGATCGCGGAAGCCCGCGGCGTGCCCTGGGTGACCTCGGCGACGACGTCGGCCGAGCTGCTCGACCCGCTCGCGGGCATGCCGAAGGTCGCGAGCTGGGTCGGCGACCTGCTGACGGCGTTGCGCTCGCGGATCGCGGACGGCCGGGGCCGGGCGGATCCCCGGTTCTCCCCGCACGGCGTGCTGGCGTTCACCACCCGCGAGCTGCTCGGCGCGGCCACGGTGGCGGGGCCGGTCTGGCTGGTCGGCCCGTCGATCACCGCCCGTCCGTCCACATCGGACTTCCCGTGGGCGTGGCTCGACGCGCCGCAGCCGACCGTGCTGGTATCGCTCGGCACGGCGAACACCGATGCGGGAGCGGCGTTCCTGGCCACGGTGGCCGCCGCGTTCGCCGGTCTGGCCGGCCGGGCGCGCGCGGTGATCGCCGACCCGGGCGGGGTGCTCGGCGAGGTCGCGCCGAACGTCCTGGTCCGTCCCGAGGTCCCGCAGCTGCCGTTGCTGGCGCGGGTCGACGCCGTGCTCTGCCACGCGGGGCACAACACGGTCTGCGAGTCGCTCTGGCACGGTCTCCCGCTGGTGGTCGCGCCGATCCGCGACGATCAGCCGATCGTCGCCGGCCAGGTCGTGGACGCGGGCGCCGGGCTCCGGCTGCGCTTCGGCCGGGCCGACGCGCCACGGATCACCACGGCCGTCGACGCGGTGCTGACCGATCCCGCGTACCGCCTGGCCGCTCGCAGGATCGCGGCTTCCTTCCACGCGGCGGGGGGCAGCCCGGCCGCCGCGGGCCACCTGGAGCAGCTCGCGAAGGAGCGCACACTGTCCTCTCGGGCCTGA